From Egibacteraceae bacterium:
ACCGAGGCGCGCCACCAGCTGGCTGATGTGCAGCTGGTCGGGGCCGATGCCGTCGAGCGGGGAGATGGCTCCGCCCAGCACGTGGTAGCGCCCGCGGAACAACGCGGTCTTCTCGATCGCCATGAGGTCGCGCGGCTCCTCCACCACGCACAGCTGGGTCGGGTCGCGCCGCGTGTCGCGGCAGATGCGGCACTCCTCGGCCTCGCTGACGTTGAAGCACCGCGCGCAGAAGCGCACGTTGTCCTTGACCGCCGTGATCGCCTTCGCGAGCCGCTCGGCGTCGGCGGGCTCGACGATCAGCAGGTGGAACGCGAGGCGCTGCGCGCTCTTGGGCCCGATGCCGGGCAAACGGCCGAGCTCCTCGATGAGGTCCTGGATCGGGCCTTCGTACACGCCGGCGCTGAGGCGCTACACCATGCCGGGCGGGAGGCCGAGGCCGGCGGTCAGGCCGCCGAGCTTCTCCTCCTCGAGCGCCTTGGCGGTCCGGAGCGCGTCGTTGACCGCGGCGGTGACCATGTCGGCGAGCATCTCGACGTCGTCGGGATCCACCGCCACCGGGTCGATGGCGATGGAGCGGACCTCGGCGCCACCGCCGGCCACCGTCACCCGCACCATGCCGCCGCCGGCAGCACCCTCCACGTCCGTGGCGGCCAGCTCCTCCTGGGCGGCGGCGAGCTTGCGCTGCATGGCCTGCGCCTGCTTCATGATCTGGTTCATGTTGCCGTTGGCCATGGCCAGCTCCCTCTCGTCACCCTCGCCCCAGCCTAGCCGACCTGGACCACATCGAGGGCGCGCTCACTCCTCCATGACGGTGGCCCCGAGGTCGCGGCTCAGGGCGCGCACCGCGTCGTCGTGGGCCTGCTGCTCGTCGGGCAGCTCACCGGCCGCCTCGGCCGCCTCGGCCTCGGCCACCGCGCTCGCCTCGTCCTGCTGCTCTGACCCGCCGGCGTTGCCCGGCGCCGCCGGCTCGTCGCCCTCGGCGAGCACGCAGCGCACCTGGAAGGCCACCCCCAGCACCTGCTCGAAGATCGCCCCCAGCAGCGACTGCGCCTGGTCGTCGCCGCACTGCTCGGCGTGGAAGGCGTAGCGGGGGCGGAACCGCAGCGTCAACCGGTTGCCGTCGACGGCGGTGGGCTGGCCCTCGGTGAGGAAGGCGTGGAGGGTGCGCTTGCGCGCCTTCGTGGCCTCGAGCACCGCAGGCCAGCTGCGCTGGACGAGATCGAGGTCGACAGCGCCGGCCGTGGTCGCGCCTCCGGCTCCGGCCTGCTCGGGTGTGTCGGCGCCCGCCGCCCCGGCCCCGGGGCGCTCACCAGCCCACCCTCCAAGCCCCTCCGTCGGGGCGGCGGGCGCCTGCTCGTCGCGGGTCTCCGCCGCGGTGGCGGGCGCTCTCTGCTCCTGGGCCTGCGCCGGGGCTGAGGCCGCGTGGTCGTTGCCGGTCTCCGCCGGGGGGGCTGCGGCGTGGTGTTGGGGCGTCTCCGCCGGTTGGGCGACGCCGGTGCGGCGTTCGAGGCGGTCCATGCGCGCCGCCAGGGCGGCGGGGTCGCCCGCGGCCTCCGGCATCGCCGCCTTGGCCAGCGCGAGCTCCAGCGGCAGGCGGATCGACCCCCGCCGCATCTGGGCCTGGGCCTCGGCCAGCAGCTCCACGGCGCGCAGCAGGTCGGCCTGGCCGAGCCGTCCCGCCTGCGCGGTCATCCGCGCGAGACGCTCCGGGGTCGCCTCGACCAGCCCGGCGTCGGGTGCGGCCTGCAGGACGAACAGCGCGCGCAGGTGGTCCACCGCCTCCCGGGTGAACTGGCGCAGGTCGTGGCCGGCGTCGGCCAACCGGCCGACCAGCACGCAGAGGCCGGCGACGTCGCCAGCCGCCACGTGGTCGACCATCTCGACGAGCAGCTCCTCGGGCACCGCACCGAGGACATCGGCCACGCCCTCCGCGGTCACGCGACCGCCGGTGAACGCCACCACCTGGTCGAGCACGCTCAGGGTGTCCCGCACGCTGCCGTCGCCGGCCCGCGCGACCAGCTCGACCGCGCCGGGCTCGAACTCCATGCCCTCCTCAGCGCCGAGCGCCCGCACATGCCCCGCCAGGTCGGCGGCGCCCACGCGCTTGAAGTCGAAGCGCTGCGTGCGCGACAGGATCGTGTCGAGCACCTTGTGGGGCTCGGTCGTCGCGAACACGAACACGACGTGGCCGGGCGGCTCCTCGACGGTCTTCAGGAACGCGTTCCACCCCGCCGTCGACAGCATGTGGCACTCGTCGACGATGTAGACCTTGGTGCGCGCCGAGACCGGGGCGAACGCCACCCGGTCGCGCAGGTCGCGGACGTCCTCGACGCGACCGTGGCTGGCGGCGTCGATCTCGATCACGTCCACCGACGACCCGGCGGTGATGGCGACGCAGTGCGTGCACGTGTTGCAGGGCTCGGCGGTCGGCCCGCGCTCGCAGTTCAACGACTTCGCCAGGATCCGGGCCGTGGAGGTCTTGCCCGTTCCGCGGGGACCGGTGAACAGGTAGGCGTGATGGACGCGGTCCTCGGCGACGGCCTGACCCAAGGTGGTCGTCACATGAGCCTGGC
This genomic window contains:
- the recR gene encoding recombination mediator RecR, with product MYEGPIQDLIEELGRLPGIGPKSAQRLAFHLLIVEPADAERLAKAITAVKDNVRFCARCFNVSEAEECRICRDTRRDPTQLCVVEEPRDLMAIEKTALFRGRYHVLGGAISPLDGIGPDQLHISQLVARLGDEGIAEVVLATNPNTEGDATASYLGRLLKQTGVRVSRIASGLPVGGDLDYADEVTLGHAFLGRRDL
- the dnaX gene encoding DNA polymerase III subunit gamma/tau, translating into MAYVSLYRKYRPQTFADVVGQAHVTTTLGQAVAEDRVHHAYLFTGPRGTGKTSTARILAKSLNCERGPTAEPCNTCTHCVAITAGSSVDVIEIDAASHGRVEDVRDLRDRVAFAPVSARTKVYIVDECHMLSTAGWNAFLKTVEEPPGHVVFVFATTEPHKVLDTILSRTQRFDFKRVGAADLAGHVRALGAEEGMEFEPGAVELVARAGDGSVRDTLSVLDQVVAFTGGRVTAEGVADVLGAVPEELLVEMVDHVAAGDVAGLCVLVGRLADAGHDLRQFTREAVDHLRALFVLQAAPDAGLVEATPERLARMTAQAGRLGQADLLRAVELLAEAQAQMRRGSIRLPLELALAKAAMPEAAGDPAALAARMDRLERRTGVAQPAETPQHHAAAPPAETGNDHAASAPAQAQEQRAPATAAETRDEQAPAAPTEGLGGWAGERPGAGAAGADTPEQAGAGGATTAGAVDLDLVQRSWPAVLEATKARKRTLHAFLTEGQPTAVDGNRLTLRFRPRYAFHAEQCGDDQAQSLLGAIFEQVLGVAFQVRCVLAEGDEPAAPGNAGGSEQQDEASAVAEAEAAEAAGELPDEQQAHDDAVRALSRDLGATVMEE
- a CDS encoding YbaB/EbfC family nucleoid-associated protein produces the protein MANGNMNQIMKQAQAMQRKLAAAQEELAATDVEGAAGGGMVRVTVAGGGAEVRSIAIDPVAVDPDDVEMLADMVTAAVNDALRTAKALEEEKLGGLTAGLGLPPGMV